The Rubritalea squalenifaciens DSM 18772 DNA segment TCGGTCCACCATCTCTAGGTCCGCCAAATCCTTGTCCTCCGCCCCTTGGTCCATAGCCTGAAGGTCTAGGCCTTCTTTGAGAATTCAATCCACCGCCTCTGGGGCCACGCTCACCTCTAGGGCCTCGGAAATTGCCCCCAGCACCATCAGGCCTCGGTCCGCGAGCTGAGTCATCAAATGCTCTGACCGGACGCTCATGATCGCCCTCCTGCTCAGCATGAGTATTCTCCTGAGCTGCCATTTGCTCACGCATTTGCTCGATCCCTCTGGGCAAATCAAACATGGGAAGCAACTGATGGATTGGCGCCCTCAGCCTCTCATCTAACATTTCTACCTGTACACGTTTCTCATAAAAATAGAAGGCAGTGAGCAGACCGCCGACAATCACAATCAGAAGCAGAGTATGCCAGGCCTGGATCTGCCATTTAAGAGAACGTACGAGCATGAATGTTTAGGCGCTGATGTAGTAGCCGTAGCCACGCTTGGTCATGATGAATTCCTTACCAAGCTTGTTGCGGACGTTACAGATGTAGACATCCAGGATATTGGAAGTGACCTCTTTCTCCTCGGAGAAAAGCTTCATGTAGAGATCGTTCCTGCTGACTACTTCTCCGCGCTTGGCAAGCAAGGCTTCCACCAGATTATATTCCAGAGTAGTGGCGGCCACATCCACGCCATTCTTGAAGATGCTGCGGGTATTGGTATTCACCGTCACATCGCCGACCATCAACTCAGAGGCTCGCTCAGGCCCTGCGGAGCGTCTCATGATAGAGCGGATACGCGCAAAGAGTTCCATCAGCTTGAATGGTTTGGTCAGGTAGTCATCAGCCCCTCCATCAAGGCCTTTCACACGATCCTCAGTGCCGTCACGAGCGGTGAGCATGATGACGGCGACGTTGTTGCAGGAGGGATGACTACGGATTCCCTTGAGCACTTCCCAGCCGTCTTTCTCCGGCAGCATGACATCCAGGATGATCAGGTCATAGTTGCACTCCGTCGCTTGGAAAAGGCCATCTTCACCATCGGCAGAGGAGTCTACCACATACCCTTCCTCAGTCAGGGCTTCCACCAGAGTCTCGCGCAGGAAATCGTTATCCTCTACAACCAGAATTTTCATGCTTTTAAACCTAGAACTCTTGCTTGCCTCTACACCAGCGAAAATATCGCCTTTTGGCGTTAATCCGCACATCTGCGTTACGCTCTTACCGTGTATGAAAGTCCTATCCATGCGGCATCTTTACCACAAGCAACATTAAGCTAGTATTAATCCCCAGCTTAAATGTCCTGCTCCACCGCCTTGAGGGATATAAACAGCTCGCCAGCAGCCTTCATCTGAGGCTGAAGATCCAGTTTGGCATGGGCGATGCGTCTGCGGATACTCTCAAACATCGGCGTGTAGCCATTGAAAAAGGCGCGTATGATATCGATGTAATCCTCCTGCACTGCATCAATGAGAGCCGGCCGGGCATCATAGAGTGACTCGGCAAAAGACTTCAGGATATTCCGCCTCGTCTTGGCTCCGTAGAGGAGCATCCAGAGAAAGACTGCTACAGAGACACCTAGTAGTCCCAGAGCTACATAGGGATGCGGATCAATACCAACCAAGCCCACCAGTCCCCCCAGCGCAGCAGAAGACAGTGACACCATCAGCATCTTCTTCATCGCACGCCAGCGCACCATCATCATCTTGTCTAGTAGCCCCCTGAGCTTCATCAGGACCATGGCGTGACGTACGGACTTTTCCAGCCCTTCAGAGAAGAGATCCACCTGCTCTTGGAACGCATCATCTTGGAAATCCCCCACATCGGCGACCAGGCGCTCTTCCATGGCCGGCCGCATTTTCTCCCACTTGGCTTTACACAAGCCGAGCATCCTGCGGGCTTGCTCCCTGGACTTGAGCTCTGCCTCTTTGGAGACACGCTCCAGCATGAAGCGCTCTACCTTGAAGGCTCCATCCCCTCGCCCGAAGAGTGAGGCCACAGACATCACCAGCCCCAAGCGCCACTTGGCCATCCGCATCACTGGATTGATCTGGGACTCCAGGATATCCCCCAGCCAACCAATCTGGCTGAGCATCGACCTGAGCTCCATCTCGCGCATGCGGTCAATTTCCGCCTCGATCGATTGTAGATACTCTTGGTCACTGGCCAGTGTACGCGAGCGGTTGTCCACGTGTTCCTCAGTCTTGGACAGCAGGACACTCGCCATCTCGTAGGCCTGCCTCAGCTCTCTGCGGCGAGATTGGGAGCTGTTGAGCTGGAAATCCAGTTTGCTGAGGCATTCGCCAAAGCCTGACTGCACCCAGACCCGCTTGTCATGGTTCCCGCTCGACCAAGCCTTATAGCCATCTCTGGCAGATACGGGGAAAATAGGCAGCGGATGCCCCACCCGCTGCAGGCACAAATCTTTCAGGTGGCCCAGCAGCACGGGCACGTCGGTCTCATGCCGGCGGTCAATCTGCTGCAGGACTACCGCACTCTTGCTACCCGCCACCTCACGCATTTCGGTCACGAAATCCCAAGTCGTAGCAGCCCAGGGATTCTCCGATGGGAACACCCAGTAGACGTAGTCAGCCCCCTGGATCAGATACTTGAGCGCCTCCAGCTGCTCTGGACCCAATTTGGAAAGACCGCTGGAGTCGACGAGTTCAATGTCTCCCAGCAGATCCAGATACTTGAGTTCGCAGCCATCCTCACGCTCATCACGGACGCGATATCCCGCATCTCTGAAAATCGTGACCTTGGCTTCCGAGGCTTGCTCCAGCTCGACCAGCTCCTTGCCGACCAGCACCTCCAGAAAGGAAGTCTTCCCCGCCTGGTGCTCACCACAGACAACAATCCGGAAAGGCCGGCGCAGGGCGTGACTCAGCTTTTTCTCATCAATCCCCTCAGTCGAGGCACGAGAACGTTTCGCCAGAGCACGGATACCCGCAATGACTCCCGCGAGACTCTCCCGCGTCTCCAAATACTGCTCACCTAACATCAGCGTCCGTCGACTACATACCTTGTGCAGCCCTCAGGGCGACCAGCTGGGATACTGTGACAAACTGGTATCCCTGGCGA contains these protein-coding regions:
- a CDS encoding response regulator transcription factor codes for the protein MKILVVEDNDFLRETLVEALTEEGYVVDSSADGEDGLFQATECNYDLIILDVMLPEKDGWEVLKGIRSHPSCNNVAVIMLTARDGTEDRVKGLDGGADDYLTKPFKLMELFARIRSIMRRSAGPERASELMVGDVTVNTNTRSIFKNGVDVAATTLEYNLVEALLAKRGEVVSRNDLYMKLFSEEKEVTSNILDVYICNVRNKLGKEFIMTKRGYGYYISA